In the genome of Flaviflexus ciconiae, one region contains:
- a CDS encoding carbohydrate kinase family protein, with the protein MIENRDTRTVLCVGEALIDVVNRGKKKSEHVGGSPMNVATVLASLEHPTSLASWWGKDERGHAIEQEAAKAGLTIVPGSDGAERTSIANATVDEEGHATYEFDLLWEVPELPGPREVDHLHVGSIGATLEPGAADVLAAVKRMAIQGTVSYDPNLRPAIMKRSSNVKARVEEIVSRADVVKASDEDLKWLYPNTPAEQVMRDWAAHGPGLIVVTRGPWGAYAKLAGDRDMLVVDALDVEIGDTVGAGDSFMGGLISGLLDAELLGSAAAKSALRNARWHDVQPALHRAVVASGLTVSQNGAYAPTRDEIENVLIAEPKLR; encoded by the coding sequence ATGATCGAGAACCGTGACACCAGGACTGTTCTATGCGTTGGCGAGGCCCTGATTGACGTCGTCAATCGAGGAAAGAAAAAGTCCGAACACGTCGGTGGTAGCCCGATGAACGTGGCAACCGTTCTCGCAAGCCTCGAGCACCCCACCTCTCTGGCATCCTGGTGGGGCAAGGACGAACGCGGGCACGCCATCGAGCAGGAAGCTGCGAAGGCCGGTCTCACGATTGTTCCGGGCAGCGATGGTGCCGAGCGGACCTCGATCGCCAATGCCACCGTTGACGAAGAGGGCCACGCAACCTACGAGTTCGACCTGCTGTGGGAAGTTCCAGAGCTTCCCGGTCCGAGGGAAGTCGACCATCTCCATGTCGGCTCCATCGGGGCAACCCTGGAGCCGGGCGCAGCCGATGTGCTTGCCGCCGTGAAGCGCATGGCAATCCAGGGAACGGTGTCGTACGACCCGAACCTTCGCCCCGCAATCATGAAGCGATCCAGCAACGTCAAGGCAAGGGTTGAGGAGATCGTCTCCCGTGCCGATGTCGTGAAGGCCTCCGATGAAGATCTGAAATGGCTCTACCCGAACACGCCAGCCGAGCAGGTCATGCGGGACTGGGCGGCACACGGTCCCGGACTCATCGTCGTGACGAGGGGGCCGTGGGGTGCCTACGCAAAACTCGCGGGGGATCGGGACATGCTTGTTGTCGATGCTCTCGACGTGGAGATCGGCGACACCGTCGGTGCAGGCGACTCGTTCATGGGCGGCCTAATCTCCGGACTGCTTGACGCGGAACTCTTGGGAAGCGCCGCAGCCAAGTCGGCACTCCGGAACGCCCGCTGGCACGATGTGCAGCCAGCACTCCACCGTGCTGTCGTGGCCTCCGGCCTAACCGTCAGCCAGAACGGAGCCTATGCCCCGACGCGTGATGAGATCGAGAACGTCCTCATAGCGGAGCCGAAGCTTCGCTAG
- the iolD gene encoding 3D-(3,5/4)-trihydroxycyclohexane-1,2-dione acylhydrolase (decyclizing), protein MTFETVRLTVAQATIRFLVNQYVERDGVEQRFFAGTFGIFGHGNVAGLGQALLQNELDPEPDGGAMPYYMPRNEQGQVNAAAAFATAKNRLQTMVCTSSIGPGALNMVTGAAVATTNRVPVLLLPSDQFATRNPDPVLQQVENAQTLDTTVNDAFRPVSVFFDRINRPEQLLPSLMQAMRALIDPADTGAVTLAMPQDVQAEAFDFPVEMFNKRVWHVRRDPLEKAALKRAVELIKASKKPLAIAGGGVIYSEASEELRAFAAATGIPVSDTQAGKGAINHDHPQAVGGVGSTGADSANYLADEADLIIGIGTRYSDFTTASHTQFKNPDVKFVNINVKAFDAVKNGGEMLVADAREALVDLTEALEGFQVSDEYAERIAKEKAAWDKVTHDCYHSGHGPLPSQLEVFGALNEMMGDDDVVINAAGSMPGDLQALWQAKTPVQYHVEYAFSTMGYEIPAAMGVKMALPESEVVAIVGDGTYQMLPMEIATIVQEGLKVIFVLLQNHGFASIGGLSESRGSQRFGTRYRMGGGQPHNQEGEFIPVDLAANAESWGLNVLRVKTIEEFREAFREAEKADRATMIYIETDLMGPNPPSISWWDVPVSEVSRIESTQKAYVEHVERKKDQRHYLK, encoded by the coding sequence CTGACAGTCGCGCAGGCAACCATCCGCTTCCTGGTCAACCAGTACGTGGAACGCGATGGTGTCGAGCAGCGGTTCTTCGCGGGCACGTTTGGCATCTTTGGGCACGGCAACGTAGCCGGCCTCGGCCAGGCCCTCCTGCAAAACGAACTCGATCCGGAGCCGGACGGCGGCGCCATGCCGTACTACATGCCCCGCAACGAACAGGGCCAGGTGAACGCGGCCGCAGCATTTGCGACCGCTAAGAACCGCCTCCAAACCATGGTTTGCACCAGCTCCATTGGCCCCGGTGCGCTCAACATGGTGACCGGTGCAGCCGTGGCCACCACGAACCGCGTCCCGGTTCTGCTCCTGCCCTCCGACCAGTTCGCGACCCGCAACCCCGACCCCGTCCTCCAGCAGGTTGAAAACGCACAGACGCTTGACACGACCGTCAACGACGCGTTCCGTCCCGTGTCCGTGTTCTTCGACCGGATCAACCGCCCCGAGCAGCTCCTGCCTTCCCTCATGCAGGCGATGCGCGCCCTGATCGACCCGGCAGACACCGGTGCCGTCACGCTTGCCATGCCCCAGGATGTTCAGGCCGAGGCCTTCGACTTCCCGGTCGAGATGTTCAACAAGCGCGTCTGGCACGTCCGTCGCGACCCGCTCGAAAAGGCCGCCCTCAAGCGCGCCGTTGAGCTCATCAAGGCATCGAAGAAGCCCCTTGCCATCGCAGGCGGCGGCGTTATCTACTCCGAGGCCTCCGAGGAGCTCCGCGCCTTCGCGGCAGCCACCGGTATCCCCGTCTCCGACACGCAGGCCGGCAAGGGTGCCATCAACCACGACCACCCGCAGGCAGTTGGAGGTGTCGGCTCCACCGGTGCTGACTCGGCGAACTACCTCGCCGACGAAGCCGACCTCATTATCGGCATCGGCACCCGCTACTCCGACTTCACGACGGCGTCGCACACCCAGTTCAAGAACCCCGACGTTAAGTTCGTCAACATCAACGTCAAGGCTTTCGACGCCGTTAAGAACGGCGGTGAAATGCTGGTTGCTGACGCACGCGAAGCACTCGTGGACCTGACGGAAGCGCTTGAGGGCTTCCAGGTCTCCGACGAATACGCCGAGCGTATCGCCAAGGAAAAGGCCGCCTGGGACAAGGTCACCCACGACTGCTACCACTCGGGCCACGGCCCTCTCCCGTCGCAGCTCGAGGTCTTCGGTGCGCTCAACGAGATGATGGGGGATGACGACGTTGTCATCAACGCCGCTGGCTCCATGCCCGGTGATCTCCAGGCGCTCTGGCAGGCCAAGACCCCCGTCCAGTACCACGTCGAGTACGCGTTCTCGACCATGGGCTACGAAATCCCGGCCGCCATGGGCGTCAAGATGGCTCTTCCCGAGTCCGAGGTTGTTGCCATTGTCGGTGACGGCACCTACCAGATGTTGCCCATGGAAATCGCCACGATCGTTCAGGAGGGTCTCAAGGTTATCTTTGTTCTCCTCCAGAACCACGGCTTCGCGTCGATTGGCGGACTCTCCGAGTCCCGCGGATCCCAGCGTTTCGGCACCCGCTACCGCATGGGTGGCGGCCAGCCGCACAACCAGGAAGGCGAGTTCATTCCCGTCGACCTTGCCGCCAACGCCGAGTCCTGGGGTCTCAACGTCCTGCGGGTGAAGACCATCGAGGAATTCCGAGAGGCCTTCCGTGAAGCGGAGAAGGCTGACCGGGCCACGATGATCTACATCGAGACCGACCTTATGGGCCCGAACCCGCCCAGCATCTCCTGGTGGGACGTTCCCGTCTCCGAGGTCTCCCGCATTGAGTCGACCCAGAAGGCGTACGTCGAGCACGTCGAACGCAAGAAGGATCAGCGCCACTACCTCAAGTAG
- a CDS encoding CoA-acylating methylmalonate-semialdehyde dehydrogenase yields the protein MNTIQHWVNGEFYQGTPDGTIPVENPATGEIEGELLKASAADLDHTVQVAVEAQKEWAKFSLAKRTAILFKMRELVLANQDELAKAIVAEHGKDYSDALGEIQRGRETLDFACGINAALKGEYSYDVSTGVDVHSLRQPVGVVAGIAPFNFPVMVPMWMHPIALATGNAFILKPASPTPTASLIVARLYKEAGLPDGVFNVLSGDRHSVTRILEHPGIDAISFVGSTPVAHIIQDTGTKHGKRVQALGGANNHAIVLPDADLEFAAKHISAAAFGAAGERCMALPVVVAVGGIGDKLAGLVKENGEKIKVGPGLNEGVQMGPVISAAAKKRIVGLVDDAEKQGANVVLDGRDLVIEGNENGHFIGPTIVTNVPTDSDLYKDEVFGPVLTIVEADTYEEAINLVNSSEFGNGAAIFTNDGGMARKFKMEVEAGMVGINVPIPTPVAYYSFGGWKESLLGDHHIHGPEGVNFYTRAKAITTRWPSESGAYEATMSFAREE from the coding sequence GTGAATACCATTCAGCATTGGGTAAACGGCGAGTTCTACCAGGGCACCCCCGATGGAACGATTCCGGTGGAGAACCCCGCCACCGGTGAGATCGAGGGAGAGCTGCTCAAGGCCTCCGCCGCCGATCTCGACCACACGGTTCAGGTTGCCGTTGAGGCGCAGAAGGAGTGGGCAAAGTTCTCGCTCGCTAAGCGCACCGCAATCCTGTTCAAGATGCGTGAGCTTGTTCTTGCTAACCAGGACGAGCTTGCGAAGGCGATCGTTGCCGAGCACGGCAAGGACTACTCGGACGCGCTGGGCGAGATCCAGCGTGGCCGCGAGACCCTCGACTTCGCATGTGGCATCAACGCTGCACTCAAGGGCGAGTACTCCTACGACGTATCGACCGGTGTCGACGTCCACTCGCTCCGTCAGCCCGTCGGTGTTGTCGCCGGCATTGCACCCTTCAACTTCCCGGTCATGGTTCCGATGTGGATGCACCCCATCGCCCTCGCAACGGGCAACGCTTTCATCCTGAAGCCGGCCAGCCCCACCCCGACCGCCTCTCTGATCGTTGCACGCCTCTACAAGGAAGCTGGCCTTCCCGATGGCGTCTTTAACGTTCTCTCCGGTGACCGTCACTCCGTGACCCGTATCCTCGAGCACCCCGGTATCGACGCGATCTCGTTCGTCGGTTCGACCCCGGTTGCTCACATCATCCAGGACACCGGCACCAAGCACGGCAAGCGCGTCCAGGCTCTCGGTGGCGCCAACAACCACGCCATTGTTCTTCCCGACGCCGACCTCGAGTTCGCAGCGAAGCACATCTCCGCAGCCGCCTTCGGCGCTGCTGGCGAGCGATGCATGGCTCTCCCCGTGGTTGTCGCAGTTGGCGGCATCGGCGATAAGCTCGCTGGTCTCGTGAAGGAAAACGGCGAGAAGATCAAGGTTGGCCCCGGCCTCAACGAGGGCGTCCAGATGGGTCCCGTGATCTCCGCAGCAGCCAAGAAGCGCATCGTTGGTCTCGTTGACGATGCTGAGAAGCAGGGTGCAAACGTCGTCCTCGACGGCCGCGACCTTGTCATCGAAGGCAATGAAAACGGTCACTTCATTGGCCCCACGATCGTCACCAACGTTCCGACCGACTCCGATCTGTACAAGGACGAGGTCTTCGGTCCGGTCCTCACGATCGTTGAAGCCGACACCTACGAGGAGGCCATCAACCTGGTGAACTCCTCCGAGTTCGGCAACGGCGCGGCGATCTTCACGAACGATGGCGGTATGGCACGCAAGTTCAAGATGGAGGTTGAGGCAGGGATGGTCGGAATCAACGTCCCGATCCCGACCCCGGTCGCCTACTACTCGTTCGGTGGCTGGAAGGAATCGCTCCTTGGCGATCACCACATCCACGGCCCCGAGGGCGTCAACTTCTACACCCGCGCGAAGGCCATCACCACTCGCTGGCCCTCCGAGTCCGGTGCCTACGAAGCAACGATGTCCTTCGCACGCGAAGAGTGA